In Bacteroides coprosuis DSM 18011, the following are encoded in one genomic region:
- a CDS encoding Alpha-N-acetylgalactosaminidase (COGs: COG0673 dehydrogenase and related protein~InterPro IPR000683~KEGG: bvu:BVU_0340 putative oxidoreductase~PFAM: Oxidoreductase, N-terminal~PRIAM: Alpha-N-acetylgalactosaminidase~SPTR: Oxidoreductase;~IMG reference gene:2504106468~PFAM: Oxidoreductase family, NAD-binding Rossmann fold), with translation MIKHFKAICLVAIFISFAACNSSETKQATKKFTPIKTEVPKRPAGQEDVLGLTAPKLDTVRVGFIGLGMRGPSAVERFTHIPGTKVVALCDIRPERVSKCQEILIEAGLPQAAEYSGEEDSWKALCERDDIDLVYIATDWVNHVPMGLYAMEHGKHTAIEVPAAMSLEDIWALINTSEKTRKHCMQLENCVYDFFELTTLNMAQQGIFGEILHVEGSYIHNLEEFWPYYWNNWRLDYNRKHRGDVYATHGMGPACQLLNIHRGDKMNYLVAMDTKSVNGRKNVKKLQDDDAPDFKNGDHTLTLIRTEQEKTIHIQHNVMTPRPYSRMYQLTGTKGFANKYPVEGYVLEPEQVDSDVAPNHEDLNAHGFVPEKVKEALMNKYKHPIHKELEETAKKVGGHGGMDFIMDYRLVYCLRNGLPLDMDVYDLAEWCSLGELTSISIENNSAPVEVPDFTRGGWNKIQGYTHAFAK, from the coding sequence ATGATAAAACATTTTAAAGCAATTTGTCTTGTTGCCATTTTTATTTCCTTTGCGGCTTGCAACTCTTCAGAAACGAAACAAGCCACTAAAAAGTTCACACCTATAAAAACGGAAGTTCCTAAAAGACCAGCAGGTCAAGAAGATGTTTTGGGACTAACGGCTCCTAAACTAGACACTGTAAGAGTGGGGTTTATTGGGTTAGGTATGAGAGGACCTAGTGCTGTAGAGCGATTTACACATATTCCAGGTACAAAAGTAGTAGCTCTATGCGATATTCGCCCAGAACGTGTCAGTAAATGCCAAGAAATTCTAATAGAGGCAGGCTTACCACAAGCAGCAGAATATTCTGGTGAAGAAGATTCTTGGAAAGCACTATGTGAACGAGATGATATTGATCTAGTTTATATTGCTACAGATTGGGTAAACCACGTACCAATGGGGCTATATGCTATGGAACATGGTAAACACACTGCTATTGAAGTACCTGCTGCTATGAGTTTAGAAGATATTTGGGCACTTATAAACACTTCAGAAAAAACAAGAAAACATTGTATGCAACTTGAAAACTGTGTGTACGATTTCTTTGAACTAACTACTTTAAATATGGCTCAACAAGGCATATTTGGAGAAATTCTGCATGTGGAAGGTTCATATATTCACAACTTAGAAGAATTCTGGCCTTACTATTGGAACAACTGGAGACTTGATTACAACAGAAAACACAGAGGTGATGTGTATGCTACTCATGGTATGGGCCCAGCTTGCCAATTATTAAATATTCATCGTGGTGATAAAATGAACTACCTAGTAGCTATGGATACTAAATCAGTTAATGGTCGTAAGAATGTAAAAAAACTTCAAGACGATGATGCTCCAGATTTTAAAAATGGAGATCACACACTGACTCTTATCCGTACTGAGCAAGAGAAAACAATCCATATTCAGCACAATGTTATGACACCTCGCCCCTATAGCCGTATGTATCAATTAACTGGAACAAAAGGATTTGCTAATAAATATCCCGTTGAAGGTTATGTATTAGAACCAGAGCAAGTAGATAGCGATGTTGCTCCTAATCATGAGGATTTAAATGCACATGGTTTTGTACCAGAAAAAGTAAAAGAAGCATTAATGAACAAATACAAACACCCTATCCATAAAGAATTAGAAGAAACAGCAAAGAAAGTGGGTGGACATGGTGGCATGGATTTCATAATGGATTATAGATTAGTTTATTGCTTAAGAAATGGTCTACCGCTAGATATGGATGTTTACGATTTAGCAGAATGGTGCTCTCTAGGAGAACTAACGTCTATCTCTATTGAAAACAACTCGGCTCCAGTTGAAGTTCCCGACTTTACCAGAGGTGGTTGGAATAAAATTCAAGGTTATACTCACGCTTTTGCAAAATAA
- a CDS encoding hypoxanthine phosphoribosyltransferase (COGs: COG0634 Hypoxanthine-guanine phosphoribosyltransferase~InterPro IPR000836:IPR005904~KEGG: bfs:BF1031 putative hypoxanthine guanine phosphoribosyltransferase~PFAM: Phosphoribosyltransferase~PRIAM: Hypoxanthine phosphoribosyltransferase~SPTR: Putative hypoxanthine guanine phosphoribosyltransferase;~TIGRFAM: Hypoxanthine phosphoribosyl transferase~IMG reference gene:2504106469~PFAM: Phosphoribosyl transferase domain~TIGRFAM: hypoxanthine phosphoribosyltransferase): protein MDRIRVKDKEFEVSIPEEKIAKEVERVANEINTELAGKDPLFISVLNGAFMFTSDLMKHITIPCQISFVKLASYQGVASTGKVKEVIGLNEDIAGRTIVIVEDIVDTGLTMQRLLETLGTRNPKEIYIASLLVKPEKLKVDLDINFIAFNIPNDFILGYGLDYDGYARNLRQIYTVVE from the coding sequence ATGGATAGGATAAGAGTAAAAGATAAGGAATTTGAAGTATCTATTCCCGAAGAAAAAATAGCTAAAGAAGTTGAAAGGGTTGCTAATGAGATTAATACAGAATTAGCAGGTAAAGATCCCTTATTTATTAGCGTTTTAAATGGTGCATTCATGTTTACATCAGATTTAATGAAGCACATCACTATACCATGTCAAATTTCATTTGTAAAGCTAGCCTCTTATCAAGGTGTTGCATCAACTGGCAAAGTAAAAGAAGTTATTGGGCTTAATGAGGATATTGCAGGTAGAACTATCGTTATCGTTGAAGATATTGTAGATACAGGTTTAACTATGCAACGTTTACTTGAAACATTAGGTACTCGTAATCCGAAAGAAATTTATATCGCATCGTTGTTGGTAAAACCAGAAAAGTTGAAAGTGGATTTAGATATTAATTTTATTGCTTTCAATATACCTAATGATTTTATTTTAGGATACGGATTAGATTATGATGGTTATGCAAGAAACTTGCGTCAAATCTATACAGTTGTAGAATAA
- a CDS encoding Beta-galactosidase (COGs: COG3250 Beta-galactosidase/beta-glucuronidase~InterPro IPR006104:IPR006102:IPR006103:IPR004199~KEGG: bth:BT_4241 beta-galactosidase~PFAM: Glycoside hydrolase, family 2, TIM barrel; Glycoside hydrolase, family 2, carbohydrate-binding; Glycoside hydrolase, family 2, immunoglobulin-like beta-sandwich; Glycoside hydrolase, family 42, domain 5~PRIAM: Beta-galactosidase~SPTR: Putative uncharacterized protein;~IMG reference gene:2504106467~PFAM: domain; Glycosyl hydrolases family 2, TIM barrel domain; Glycosyl hydrolases family 2, sugar binding domain; Beta galactosidase small chain): protein MKSTFLRRHILFFLFLVIVKPSIAFAQNNPEIPFWKDIQTVSIHKEYPRTSFMSYDNKKEALSSSFMDSPFVKLLNGTWKFYYVDSYKNLPKNITDTNISTNDWSDITVPGNWEVQGHGTAIYTNHGYEFQPRNPQPPLLPEGTPVGVYRRDFDIPSNWDNRDIFLHIAGAKSGLYVYVNGKEVGYSEDSKNPAEFLINDYLKTGKNILTLKIFRWSTGSYLECQDFWRISGIERDVYLFSQPKTSIRDFYVKSSLSDDYKNGDFKIQVDLRNSKNQSQKVEVLYELIDDKGKTIASDEKTTWVEKAEKVIFTKEIPLVKTWTSESPNLYKLLLSVKENGIVTEVIPFNVGFRKIEIKDIVVDGKKHNLFLVNGQPIKLKGVNIHEHNPKTGHYVTEELMRKDFELMKQHNINTVRLCHYPQSRRFYELCDEYGLYVYDEANIESHGIYYDLKKGGTLGNNPEWLKPHLDRTINMYERNKNYPSLTIWSLGNEAGNGYNFYQTYLWMKNADKEWMNRPVNYERALWEWNTDMYVPQYPSAKWLNAIGEKGSDRPVVPSEYSHAMGNSNGNLSDQWEAIYKYPNLQGGYIWDWVDQGIQEYDLDGKPYWTYGGDYGVDMPSDGNFLCNGLVNPDRTPHPALAEVKYVHQNIGFKVINPERGEVEITNRHYFSTLDNYKIIAQLTQEGKVIKQKEIKVSLNPQESTIVNTYGTSDVKNNTVSEYFVNFIVTTKNAEILVPSNFIVATDQFKIPTQKTAQPLNTKGPKLSVDNSEKSIIVRSSKIQFIFNKTTGIVSSYQINGKEYFHEGFGIQPNFWRAPNDNDYGNGAPKRLQIWKEASKDFNVVDTQISEEKDHILLSVNYLLPAGNLYIINYKIYPSGVLQTHITFTSTDAKPNEIEISEATRTATFTPGNEALRKNSTNLEVPRIGIRFRVPQEMNLIQYFGRGPHENYTDRNASAFVGLYQTKVEEMYYPYVRPQENGHHTDTRWLELKNKNNQKIRINAEATFGFNALRNSIEDFDSEEAIQHPYQWNNFSAEEIANKDENKAKNVLRRMHHINDITPRNFIEVCLDLRQQGVAGYDSWGDRPEPEHTLPANQEYQWGFTIIPQ, encoded by the coding sequence ATGAAATCAACTTTTCTAAGAAGGCATATTTTATTCTTCCTATTCCTAGTTATAGTAAAACCTTCCATAGCGTTTGCTCAGAATAATCCAGAAATTCCCTTTTGGAAGGACATTCAAACTGTGTCAATTCATAAAGAGTACCCTAGAACATCTTTTATGAGCTATGATAATAAAAAAGAAGCTCTATCAAGCTCCTTTATGGATAGTCCTTTTGTCAAACTACTCAACGGAACTTGGAAGTTTTATTATGTAGATTCATACAAAAATTTACCTAAAAACATAACAGATACAAATATCAGCACAAACGACTGGAGCGATATTACTGTCCCTGGTAACTGGGAAGTTCAAGGTCATGGAACAGCTATTTATACCAATCATGGCTATGAATTTCAACCCAGAAATCCTCAACCACCCCTACTTCCTGAAGGAACTCCAGTAGGAGTCTATAGAAGAGATTTTGATATCCCCTCAAACTGGGACAATCGAGATATCTTTCTACACATTGCAGGAGCTAAATCTGGACTATATGTTTATGTCAATGGGAAAGAAGTGGGTTATAGTGAAGATTCTAAAAACCCTGCCGAATTTTTAATCAACGATTATCTTAAAACAGGAAAGAACATTTTAACTCTGAAAATATTCCGATGGAGTACAGGTTCATATTTGGAGTGTCAAGATTTTTGGAGAATTAGTGGTATCGAAAGAGATGTATATCTCTTTTCACAACCCAAGACCTCTATTAGGGACTTTTATGTTAAGTCTTCACTTAGCGACGATTACAAGAATGGAGATTTTAAGATTCAAGTAGACCTTAGAAATAGCAAAAACCAATCTCAAAAAGTTGAGGTTTTGTATGAGTTAATCGATGATAAAGGAAAAACGATTGCATCTGACGAAAAAACTACTTGGGTAGAAAAAGCAGAAAAAGTGATATTCACTAAAGAAATTCCACTAGTGAAAACTTGGACATCCGAATCTCCTAATCTTTACAAATTATTATTATCAGTTAAAGAGAATGGCATTGTAACAGAGGTAATACCCTTCAACGTTGGTTTTAGAAAGATTGAAATAAAAGATATAGTAGTTGATGGTAAAAAGCACAACTTATTTCTTGTCAATGGCCAACCTATCAAGTTAAAGGGAGTAAATATTCATGAACACAATCCCAAAACAGGACATTATGTAACTGAAGAACTCATGAGAAAAGATTTTGAGTTGATGAAACAACATAACATCAATACTGTGCGCCTCTGTCACTACCCTCAAAGCAGACGTTTCTATGAGTTATGCGACGAATATGGTTTATACGTATATGATGAAGCCAATATAGAAAGTCATGGTATATACTATGACTTAAAAAAAGGTGGAACTCTCGGAAATAATCCAGAATGGCTTAAACCTCACTTGGACCGTACGATTAATATGTACGAAAGGAATAAGAACTACCCTAGTTTAACAATTTGGTCGTTAGGAAATGAAGCAGGTAATGGGTACAATTTTTACCAAACTTACCTATGGATGAAAAATGCAGATAAAGAGTGGATGAATCGACCAGTAAACTATGAGCGTGCTTTATGGGAGTGGAATACAGATATGTATGTACCTCAATATCCAAGTGCTAAGTGGTTAAATGCTATTGGAGAAAAAGGAAGTGATCGACCCGTTGTTCCTTCAGAGTATTCTCATGCTATGGGAAACTCAAATGGGAATCTTTCGGATCAATGGGAGGCTATTTATAAATATCCCAATTTACAAGGTGGATACATCTGGGATTGGGTAGATCAAGGCATTCAAGAATATGATCTAGATGGAAAACCCTATTGGACTTATGGTGGGGATTATGGAGTAGATATGCCTAGTGATGGTAATTTTTTATGCAATGGACTTGTTAATCCTGATCGAACTCCACATCCTGCATTAGCAGAAGTAAAGTATGTTCATCAAAACATAGGCTTCAAAGTGATAAATCCTGAAAGAGGAGAAGTAGAAATAACTAATAGACATTACTTTTCAACTCTAGATAATTATAAAATTATAGCACAGCTCACTCAAGAAGGAAAAGTAATAAAACAAAAAGAGATTAAAGTATCTCTCAACCCACAAGAATCTACTATTGTAAATACTTATGGAACAAGTGATGTAAAGAATAATACTGTATCAGAGTATTTTGTAAACTTCATTGTTACAACAAAAAACGCTGAAATTTTAGTTCCTAGCAATTTTATTGTAGCAACTGATCAGTTTAAAATTCCTACTCAGAAAACAGCTCAACCTCTGAATACAAAAGGTCCAAAACTTTCTGTTGACAACAGTGAAAAAAGTATTATTGTTAGATCAAGTAAAATACAGTTCATATTTAACAAAACAACAGGTATAGTATCATCGTATCAAATAAATGGAAAAGAGTATTTTCATGAAGGCTTTGGTATTCAACCCAACTTTTGGAGAGCTCCAAATGATAATGATTATGGAAATGGTGCTCCTAAACGCTTACAAATATGGAAAGAGGCTAGTAAGGACTTTAATGTGGTTGACACCCAAATATCAGAAGAGAAAGACCATATTCTCCTGAGCGTAAACTACCTTTTACCAGCTGGTAATTTATATATTATAAACTATAAGATTTACCCATCGGGTGTTCTACAAACACATATTACATTTACTTCTACTGATGCCAAGCCTAATGAAATAGAAATTTCTGAAGCCACACGTACAGCTACATTTACACCAGGAAATGAGGCTTTGAGAAAAAATTCTACAAATTTAGAAGTTCCTAGAATAGGTATTCGTTTTAGAGTTCCTCAAGAAATGAATTTAATTCAATACTTTGGCCGTGGACCTCACGAGAATTATACTGATAGAAATGCTTCTGCTTTTGTAGGGTTGTATCAAACTAAAGTTGAAGAGATGTATTATCCTTATGTGCGACCACAAGAAAATGGACATCACACAGATACTCGTTGGCTAGAGCTTAAAAATAAGAATAATCAAAAAATAAGAATAAATGCTGAAGCTACTTTTGGGTTCAATGCTCTACGCAATTCTATTGAGGATTTTGATTCAGAAGAAGCCATACAACACCCTTACCAGTGGAATAATTTTTCTGCAGAAGAGATCGCAAACAAGGATGAAAATAAAGCTAAAAATGTGCTAAGAAGAATGCACCATATTAACGATATTACTCCTAGAAATTTTATTGAAGTTTGCTTGGACTTAAGACAACAAGGTGTTGCAGGTTATGACAGCTGGGGAGATCGTCCAGAACCCGAACATACTCTCCCTGCAAACCAAGAGTATCAGTGGGGATTTACTATTATTCCTCAATAA
- a CDS encoding B3/4 domain protein (COGs: COG3382 conserved hypothetical protein~InterPro IPR005146~KEGG: bfs:BF1035 hypothetical protein~PFAM: B3/B4 tRNA-binding domain~SMART: B3/B4 tRNA-binding domain~SPTR: Putative uncharacterized protein;~IMG reference gene:2504106473~PFAM: B3/4 domain), with translation MRFNITVSQELKEVAPEFKGAAITARVSNTPYCESLWDEIKEFGNQLKKTLEIADIKKLKTIDATRTVYKKCKKDPNRYRPAAEALRRRILKGQSLYQIDTLVDLVNLVSIATGYSMGGFDADHIEGNQLVLGVGKKDEPFEGIGRGILNIEGLPVYRDSRGGIGTPTSDEERTKMSLETQNLLILINGYSGIEGLQEAVEYSLNLLEKYVAAKDVEYVFYS, from the coding sequence ATGCGATTTAATATAACTGTATCTCAAGAGTTAAAAGAAGTTGCTCCAGAGTTTAAGGGAGCGGCAATAACAGCAAGAGTTTCAAACACTCCCTATTGTGAATCATTGTGGGATGAAATTAAAGAATTTGGTAATCAACTTAAGAAAACGTTAGAAATTGCAGATATAAAAAAGTTGAAAACAATTGATGCTACTCGTACTGTATATAAGAAGTGTAAGAAAGATCCGAATCGTTATCGTCCGGCGGCAGAAGCTCTTCGCCGTAGAATATTAAAAGGGCAGTCTTTATATCAAATTGATACTCTTGTTGATTTAGTTAATTTGGTTTCTATTGCAACAGGATACTCAATGGGTGGATTTGATGCGGATCATATTGAGGGTAATCAGCTCGTATTAGGAGTTGGGAAAAAAGATGAACCATTCGAGGGTATTGGTAGAGGGATATTAAATATTGAGGGTCTTCCTGTATATAGAGACTCAAGAGGAGGAATAGGAACTCCAACTAGTGATGAAGAACGAACTAAAATGTCTCTTGAAACTCAAAATCTTTTGATTCTCATTAATGGGTACAGTGGTATAGAAGGATTACAAGAAGCAGTTGAATACTCTCTAAATCTGCTAGAAAAATATGTGGCTGCAAAAGATGTAGAATATGTTTTTTATTCCTAA
- a CDS encoding Multi-copper polyphenol oxidoreductase, laccase (COGs: COG1496 conserved hypothetical protein~InterPro IPR003730~KEGG: bfr:BF1122 hypothetical protein~PFAM: Multi-copper polyphenol oxidoreductase, laccase~SPTR: Putative uncharacterized protein;~TIGRFAM: Multi-copper polyphenol oxidoreductase, laccase~manually curated~IMG reference gene:2504106472~PFAM: Multi-copper polyphenol oxidoreductase laccase~TIGRFAM: uncharacterized protein, YfiH family), with protein sequence MYYLSKYNEMLGFNSLKDYPNIFNFTTTRSGGVSKGDYASLNGSYYSGDELQNVKENWETILSYTSEKPSYTAIPYQIHRDEIRIIDQSFLSLLPDAQKNSLNGVDALITAEKGVLITVATADCVPITLYDPRKQVVAVVHSGWRGTVKNIVGKTINTMSLVFGSSVSDIIACIGPSISVKAFEVGDEVVEQFAHSGFDMESIAQFNSISQKYHIDLWKANKRLMLQVGVMSNKISCASICTYTRHKEFFSARRLGIHSGRIITGIMLKHEL encoded by the coding sequence ATGTATTATCTATCAAAATATAATGAAATGTTGGGGTTTAATTCTTTAAAGGATTACCCCAACATTTTTAATTTTACTACTACTCGTTCTGGTGGAGTGAGTAAGGGAGATTATGCTTCCCTTAATGGTTCATACTATTCTGGCGATGAACTTCAAAATGTAAAAGAGAACTGGGAAACTATTTTATCTTATACCAGTGAAAAGCCTAGTTATACAGCAATACCCTATCAAATCCATAGAGATGAAATAAGAATCATAGACCAAAGCTTTTTGTCTTTGCTTCCAGACGCTCAAAAGAATAGTTTGAATGGAGTAGATGCCTTAATAACCGCAGAGAAGGGAGTGTTAATAACCGTTGCAACGGCTGACTGTGTTCCTATTACTCTTTATGATCCTAGAAAGCAAGTTGTAGCTGTAGTGCACTCAGGTTGGAGAGGGACAGTTAAGAATATAGTAGGCAAAACGATAAACACGATGAGTTTAGTTTTTGGGTCTTCTGTATCTGACATAATTGCTTGTATTGGTCCGAGTATTTCTGTAAAAGCTTTTGAAGTTGGAGATGAAGTAGTTGAACAGTTTGCTCATTCAGGCTTTGATATGGAGTCTATTGCTCAATTTAATTCTATTTCTCAAAAATATCATATAGATTTGTGGAAAGCCAATAAAAGATTGATGCTTCAGGTAGGAGTAATGTCCAATAAGATTAGTTGTGCATCTATTTGTACATATACAAGACACAAGGAGTTTTTCTCTGCCCGTAGACTTGGAATTCATTCAGGTCGTATTATAACGGGTATTATGCTAAAACACGAATTATAA
- a CDS encoding Adenylate kinase (COGs: COG0563 Adenylate kinase and related kinase~HAMAP: Adenylate kinase~InterPro IPR000850:IPR006259~KEGG: bth:BT_4387 adenylate kinase~PFAM: Adenylate kinase~SPTR: Adenylate kinase;~TIGRFAM: Adenylate kinase, subfamily~IMG reference gene:2504106470~PFAM: Adenylate kinase~TIGRFAM: adenylate kinases), whose amino-acid sequence MLNIVIFGAPGSGKGTQSERIVEKYGLNHISTGDVLRNEIKNDTELGKTAKGFIDQGQLIPDSLMIDILAQVFDSFKDSKGVIFDGFPRTIPQAEALKDMLKERGQSISTMLELDVPENELMERLIKRGKDSGRADDNEETIKKRLKVYHSQTAPLIDWYEKENLHAHINGLGTMDEIFNSIVKTIDNL is encoded by the coding sequence ATGTTAAATATCGTAATTTTTGGTGCTCCAGGTTCTGGAAAAGGAACACAAAGTGAACGCATCGTAGAGAAGTATGGACTTAACCATATTTCCACTGGAGACGTATTGAGAAATGAAATAAAAAATGATACAGAACTAGGCAAAACTGCAAAGGGATTTATTGATCAGGGTCAGTTAATTCCTGATTCTTTAATGATTGATATCTTAGCCCAAGTTTTTGATAGCTTTAAAGATAGTAAAGGTGTTATTTTTGATGGATTTCCAAGAACAATTCCTCAAGCAGAAGCATTAAAAGATATGTTAAAGGAACGTGGTCAGAGTATTTCTACCATGTTAGAATTAGATGTTCCAGAAAATGAATTGATGGAGCGTTTGATTAAAAGAGGAAAAGACTCTGGTCGTGCTGATGATAATGAAGAAACAATTAAAAAGCGTTTGAAGGTATATCACTCTCAAACAGCTCCATTGATTGACTGGTATGAAAAAGAAAATTTACATGCTCATATCAATGGCTTAGGTACTATGGATGAAATATTCAATAGTATCGTAAAAACAATTGATAACTTATAA
- a CDS encoding GTPase obg (COGs: COG0536 GTPase~HAMAP: GTP-binding protein Obg/CgtA~InterPro IPR006169:IPR002917:IPR014100:IPR005225~KEGG: bfs:BF1033 GTPase ObgE~PFAM: GTP1/OBG subdomain; GTP-binding protein, HSR1-related~SPTR: Putative Spo0B-related GTP-binding protein;~TIGRFAM: GTP-binding protein Obg/CgtA; Small GTP-binding protein~IMG reference gene:2504106471~PFAM: GTPase of unknown function; GTP1/OBG~TIGRFAM: Obg family GTPase CgtA; small GTP-binding protein domain), translating to MAESNFVDYVKIYCRSGKGGRGSTHMRREKYVPKGGPDGGDGGRGGHVILRGNRNYWTLLHLRYERHVFADHGESGGAKKCFGKDGADRVIEVPCGTVVFNGETGEYICDITDHDQEVILLQGGRGGLGNVNFKTSTNQAPRYAQPGEPMQEMTVILELKLLADVGLVGFPNAGKSTLLSAVSAAKPKIANYPFTTLEPNLGIVSYRDNKSFVMADIPGIIEGASEGKGLGLRFLRHIERNSLLLFVIPADTEDIKKEYEILLNELKTFNPEMLDKQRVLAITKSDVLDEELMELLEPTLPENIPHLFISAVTNYNIAQLKDIIWEELNKESNKIEMVHAPLSIESRESEDDDYEFDYSYEDIDDEEIDDMDDVDFEYEDEEDIEE from the coding sequence ATGGCTGAATCTAACTTTGTTGATTATGTAAAGATCTATTGTCGCTCTGGTAAGGGTGGTAGAGGATCCACACACATGAGGCGTGAAAAATATGTACCCAAAGGTGGTCCAGATGGTGGTGATGGAGGAAGAGGTGGCCATGTTATATTGCGTGGTAATCGAAATTACTGGACATTATTGCACCTAAGATATGAACGTCATGTCTTTGCTGATCATGGAGAATCTGGTGGTGCAAAGAAGTGTTTTGGTAAAGATGGCGCGGATCGTGTTATTGAAGTACCTTGTGGAACGGTTGTCTTTAATGGCGAAACAGGTGAATATATCTGTGATATAACAGATCATGACCAAGAAGTTATTTTACTTCAAGGTGGTCGTGGCGGCTTAGGTAATGTGAACTTTAAAACATCTACCAATCAAGCGCCTCGCTATGCTCAGCCTGGAGAGCCTATGCAAGAAATGACAGTTATTTTAGAGTTGAAATTATTGGCAGATGTGGGTTTAGTTGGCTTTCCTAATGCAGGGAAATCTACATTACTATCTGCTGTATCTGCAGCAAAACCTAAAATTGCTAATTATCCGTTTACAACCTTAGAGCCGAACTTAGGTATTGTGTCTTATAGAGATAATAAGTCTTTTGTAATGGCAGATATTCCAGGTATTATAGAAGGTGCTAGTGAAGGAAAGGGCTTGGGACTACGATTCTTACGTCATATAGAACGTAACTCGCTATTACTATTTGTTATTCCAGCAGATACAGAAGATATAAAGAAAGAGTATGAAATTCTTTTGAATGAGCTAAAGACTTTTAATCCTGAGATGCTCGATAAACAGAGAGTTCTAGCTATAACCAAATCTGATGTTTTGGATGAAGAGCTTATGGAATTATTAGAGCCTACTTTACCTGAAAACATACCACACTTATTTATTTCTGCTGTTACAAACTATAATATTGCTCAACTAAAAGATATTATCTGGGAAGAGTTAAATAAAGAAAGTAACAAAATCGAAATGGTTCATGCTCCATTATCAATAGAGAGTCGTGAAAGCGAAGACGATGATTATGAATTTGATTATTCGTACGAGGATATAGACGACGAAGAAATTGATGATATGGATGATGTGGACTTTGAGTATGAAGATGAAGAGGATATAGAAGAATAG